A DNA window from Turicibacter sp. TJ11 contains the following coding sequences:
- a CDS encoding DUF4355 domain-containing protein, which yields MEENQVLNNTEVTSEQTEVTVETQPQDVKTFTQEDLDRIVTKRLEREAKKWEAKFNALEEAQKLSQMNEEQKAEYDYNKKLEELTQREQELEAKINQYNQQQYKATIQAQLQEAGLPVTMADMLVNMDAEAVATQINAMKEMFSTQINAQVQSKVQASANVPTQPVEQVKLLSLDEIKAMSSSEYIANKELVEKSLKALSK from the coding sequence ATGGAAGAAAATCAAGTATTAAATAATACAGAAGTAACATCAGAACAAACAGAGGTGACAGTGGAAACTCAACCACAAGATGTTAAGACATTCACTCAAGAGGACTTAGACCGTATCGTGACTAAGCGACTTGAACGTGAAGCTAAGAAATGGGAAGCTAAGTTTAATGCTTTAGAAGAAGCTCAAAAGCTATCTCAGATGAATGAGGAACAAAAAGCAGAATATGACTACAATAAGAAGTTAGAAGAATTAACTCAACGTGAACAAGAGTTAGAAGCTAAGATTAATCAATACAACCAACAACAATATAAGGCGACAATCCAAGCTCAATTACAAGAAGCGGGATTACCTGTAACAATGGCAGATATGCTAGTTAATATGGATGCAGAAGCAGTAGCTACACAAATCAATGCTATGAAAGAAATGTTTAGCACACAGATTAACGCACAGGTGCAATCTAAGGTACAAGCGTCTGCTAATGTACCTACACAACCAGTAGAACAAGTCAAGTTATTATCACTAGATGAAATTAAAGCTATGAGTTCTAGTGAATATATTGCAAATAAAGAATTAGTAGAGAAATCGTTAAAGGCACTAAGTAAATAG